tgatcaccaaggtattgtaagatcaaagtcaattgcgagaacttttgtatggtggccaggtgtagataaagatgtggaatgttatataaaaaattgtatgaattgtgttatgcaacaaaacaatcctcaatttgctagaatgcacccgtgggagttgcccaggtatccatggcaaagagtgcatatagattttgcaggtccttttttgaattatttgtttttgatagtagtagatgcttacagtaagtggccagaaattatcccaatgaagacgacaacgtcttacgccacgataaaagagttaatgcaaattttttcaacgcatggtattccagaaagaattgttacagataatggtccacaatttacctcacaagagtttaaagaattttgtaatgtcaatggtataaagcatacattttcagctacatatcatccatccactaatggagaggctgaaagatttgttcaaacatttaagcacaatatgaagtgtagaagagcaaattcaagtaatatatttttgcatgtgtcaaaatttttattgtcttatagaacaacgccgcacaacacaacaggcgtggcaccctcaaatttgttgatgggaaggaggataaggtgtaagttagatttgttgtatccaagtttgcaaagtgatttagaagataaagggtataaacaaatagcaaagcttcctaatgtaagacattttttaccattgtctgatgtcatggtaagatcgtacaacactccagagaagtgggtaccaggagagattgtaagagagataggaaatttacattatgatgttcgtgttggtgataatgttgtaaaacgtcatgttgatcaattacagccgttaaacagaaagacagtagagcatgtgaatgttagagatgagaaacttaaagaagttgttagatcaaatgagtcaagtattaaccaagatggtccaacatccaatgtagattcagaaccaattcatgtaccagtacaagatgaggttaaagtgcttcctaataggattaacagaggaaagccccctgagagattagatttatgaatatttttacaatgtcaagttaagggggaggagactgttatgtattattgtaacaatgtactgtattatttcaagtgtttcaggtattgcacaacattgcatcatattgcatgaataagacatgttatgctttgatcataagagtaatgatttgttttggtattaggattcaaacatttgttggttacctcagataagatgtgattctttatgatttatgctggagtaggatttaagtcttttcagagcgatgctcttttgtttagcaatattttggtttgtgagatttgtgtaagacgctccatatacacttgagagtcagctgtcacaaagagaagttcataatgtagtcttttatacattaaagacgtattttattaataccaacgtattattatccatcaagcatacagcgacgaagatgagatcagctgagaaataattactaatgatcatacatctctgtttccaggtaattattatggttaatagaacttcctacctaagcacccatatcttataaagccagtctcatccatattaaagacttgttccagcttgtatccaccttcggcgataatattcttgaacgtctggttcacgtaagtttcagcagcggcagtgtcagcggaagcagactccccatgcagggaaacgcttttcagggcgaagcgtttctgaaacttcgcgaaccatcctttgctggcggaaaaacgtttctgaggctagGAATCattggatgtccctggttgaggatcatctgcatcatcatcatcttcagcatggttgccgtcgtcgtctttaggttcctttgcagcaaaattctcaaataagctcaaagcctttgtttggatggtgttcgtatccaacgctatgttcttcttccggcagtcggcaatccacacagctaaagcaccttccatgcgtacgatcgttttattacgcgttgtaacgactcgcttcgctgatctgctaaaggtgattgcagccgtctttctattgttcgcctcgtccttcttgatatagcgaacagtagattcgttgatgccaaaatggcggccagcggccgcgtaacttctaccatcttttaacatgtcaagaagcgtaaccttctcagctatcgtcatcatcctttggtggcgtttaggctcactaccagccttaagagaagcagaacgcttgggagccattacagtaggatttacagtaacaaaaagttcaacttaaaaaagtcgcacacatcacagattcacacacttaagaacgtctactcagcgatacgcggtaacagagagtggacgatccagccccgcgagaacttagatgctgcgggtaggagatgcgggcaaaacaccaatcacaggctagataacaaaacttgagttctgattcgtcatctatcagcgcttgaaccaatcacaacccgtcttacagtactatgatgcgttggttacctactcatagaagatgccccgcgcataccgaacgtacgtagattaagtaaataccgtaataataataaataatgataataatactgtacagtaataataataataataatgataataataataacaataataattttattaacaacaacaacaataataataataataacaataataataatacagctttacgtacgctattttacgcctctctctctctctctctctctctctctctctctctctctctctctcgtacgcttattcgaaatgtgatttttgcaacaaagaatattattggatgcagtactacgtacgtatacatacaaaagattcatggaaaagaagcacatccattacagtacacaccattctaatatggtatgactgcatctgatttgcgtttcatgttcgatttaattttactacgtactgtatacagtactgaattatcgtatgatcacattctcttttcgtgttttatttctttctgtgctgaattatatatcatatgtaatgcaatgaacaatcagtaagaacagatattactaattacagtattaatggaattacaggtaacaaaatatcgtatttggttgtcttcagattccgcggtattttcgaattttccggaaaatccgcgatatgtatatatatatgggttatgggaaaaccacgcgaagtggtgaatccgcgattgtcgaaccgcgaagtagcgagggttcactgtaaatcaatattaggttaattaaacctctttagtattttttgctccctcatttatttaatgtttaaactgggattatttaaagagtaaaacctaagtaagtctataggtggtaacagcgaggaactttgcattaatatatttgcttcgaaggtaaagatcctcatctttaaacttttaaactactttacatcactgctcccattttggattttgtctaattacattaacgtaaaatacctgtccagcatctcattggggtagctgggacggagccggaacagagcctgagaatgagatgactatagacctgacaaagctagagtaggccataaattattgctaaatatacgtgtggagttctccggcctctggacagtaaatttcccccttttgtatttaagagtgatggttagtaaattgggacagtaaagtattagcagggtgtttgtgcccggagagtaagtgctcatatcctcccctgttgaactttatgtaactgttacaaggagactttcccggactaagttcccactcagaaaacacataaaaaattctccacactaaCATATGGTGCACAAATGTCCTCtctatgatatttataagaatcataAGAAACAAAATACGGTAATAGTGACTATTTCACagaatagtaattatttcaaactataaaaaggaaataatttttaaCTTTTCGTTCTATATAGGAGTAACTGCATTACCTATGTAGACCTATATTTCAAGGAatttggaaacaaatatttaatatactgtataatcaattaTTTTAGCGAAGATGTCTAAAACCATGCAAACATCAATAAAAACATAAAGGGAAAATCTTCGTTACATTAAACCTAATCAACCGTGAATGCACCTAAATTCAACAAAGAAGTAGTGTGGGTTGGTAATTCTGATATTAGCATTTATGAACTCGACCATTCGGGCTCTACATCACCTTTGGCTTTGGTTTTGACCAACGAAACAAACTTGACATTGTTTACCCAACTAATGAATTACCAGGCATGGTCAACTAGTGGGGGAATTTCCCATAATATCCTCATTGCCAGTCAGTGCCTACTAGGGAAGGGGCCATGACCCCAGGCCCCAAGCATTAGCCATAGTCGCAGTCTCAGATggagttgccagttagtatattttttttctaattgctgtcctttttatctgataataagtatgaatgattaactgtagaaccacaCAAGACATTTCCCTGGTAAATGGTCACTGTTAGTTgcaataatttttcataaaaaaaaaaattctttgtagaaACATCTGCAGCAAAGTGATATAAATTTTCACCATTGATGCAGTACACTCCAAGCGCATAAGCAATGGATAGAGATTTGTAAATTATCATGATTTCTTCTGATAAAGAACAAAGAAGTTTAGCATCTAATTAAATGAAACTTAAATAAGTTGGTATGAAAAAGATGATAAATCCATGTTAGATGCATGTTTAACTGAATGGTAAgcctatttcaataatcaaggaaatatattttacagCTTGTTATTTAATAAATTGAGTTGTTTGAATATGTTGATGGTTGTTACCTAAACatagttttccattaattaggtttcattatcaGGAGCTTTATAAATATGTGCTTGGTTTGCCACAATTTATAAACTTATTTCGTAGGAATGTGTTAAAAACGTATCGTTGAATCCTACTCTCGCGTATCAATATGTGGGTTACGTAAAgagatatacatttcataatctatttcataccatatatatatatatatatatatatatatatatatatatatatatatatatatatatatatatggagaaattttttttatttaattgttgagtgggaacttgttgttcggGGAAGTCTCCCTACACCATATaagcaaagatcagcaggggaggaaaagaaGTACTATCACTCAAGGCGagcaccctgttaataactttgatgatgtagTTCACAAACCTTCaatctaaatgcaaaaaaaaaaaaaaaaatccaccatgAAATAAAGCTATCCCACTCTTAGGCTCGGTTTCGGCTCCATATCAGGGACCACAGGAGATGCTGGATAGGAATTTTACATTATGGAATTATTGAGACAATAGCAATGGAGGGAGCAGTGATGTAGTGTAGTAGGGTAAAAGTTAAAGaaaaggatctttaccttcgaagcatggaatgaatactaagtcactcgctaacacattATTACTCTTAAGTGATTTATACTTATTCCTTTCAATAGATCAGGTATACTGTCCAGAGATTAAGTTTTCATGTTGGACATAATCGATCAAAAAAGAGAGTAGTAGTACAAAAGGGTGTAATTAATCGTATTTATTTCATTACACAAAATTTGCATGATTAAAATAGACATCTTAACATCAAGCaaaacaaaataaaggaaatgCAACTTAGCAAAACAGAGGATAATCAAAATATGGGTGACTTGAGGTCTTCTCTAATGGTAATTGATTGAACTGGAGTCTGACACACAGCCCCGTGACTGGAGACTGTACCAGTCTCTAAAGCAAAAAATTATACACATAATTTGTACAAAAAGATCCCAAGCACTCAGCCTGAAATATGTAAAACCAGTTAAACCTAGATCAAGTAAAAATGAGAAGGTAATCTAGTCTAAAATGAGAGAACACTAAGTGGATCCATGATTTACCTGCACCCTTTACTTTAATGCTGGAAAAGCCTTTTTCCTCACAAATGGCAAATACTAGCATAGTTTGCACCTTAATAAACTGAACTCACTCCCCCCTCGTTGTGTCCCTCCCTTCTGGTCCGTACAGGATCGTTGGTACTGGCTGAAGGCTTGCCGCCTCCCTCTGGTACGCAGGGTATGGAAGGAACACGGAGTAGTTGGGATGAGCCAGGACAACCTGTCTGGTATTGGACTCGTGGTGTTGTCAGAACGGTTGCGCTTGCACGAATGCGGCCGACCCTCAGGTCGCAGGCCGTCACCTGGGTTCAGCTTCCAAGCAGGTGAGCCTTGGTGAGTGTAAAGTAATGCGGTTGAGGTGACATATCAGGGCTTTCGGGCAGGGCATTGTATTGTTGAAAGTAATAAGTAGGAAGCAGGATTCTGTGCAAAATACAAATAAGAATTTTtcagctctaagggaatatacatacataataatcttacctattctggcttactgaaaattaataatttaaatgagtAAGTAGAAAAGGGCTGGCGCTATGGGTATACATTGTGGGGGATTATTTGAGCCCACATCGtacaggaaggtatggaaaaaggAGAGCATTAGGCTCCAAGGAAacaccatgtttttcttaaaacctCTGATTTTATTAGAACAACTAAACTCTTAAGTAAAATAATGAGACGTACATTaagcaaaaatagttataaaattcacactcataaatatgatgacttgtaaatatcaaatactaaattaattgtacttcaatatacacttcaagtaagagaaacagaattaaatatataaccaagaaactaacaaagaaaaacattggaacataagttataaaagaaaatggtggtGCTATTTCAGATACACTACAAGGAAACTCCTTTCAAGTGAATATGCAGAAGACACCTTTCTAAATTCAACATCCTCCCGGCAATAGGGGACGAAGCCACCTATTAAAGAACACAACTTAGACCTTATCTAAATTATACATGGcagaaaaatacacaaaaattaGTAATGTAGTTTTACAAAATAAACACATTAAGCTTTGCTTGACATGCACAACTGCATGACTTACAGTGACTATTATAAATCTAACTTAGTAGGAGGCTTAATTACTCTACCAGACTTAGACTTTGGAAGTACATCCTCATCACTAACAATATGAATAGGCATTTGAGGATTATCACATACATCTCTATCAAAATCCTCACAGGATGCATCAGTAGTAATCAAATCTTCAGATCTACCTACTTCAAGATTATACAATCTTTGAATGGGTCTAGTTATTTCTCCCTTTTTAGTTTTGAGCCTTACACTTCTTACAAGTCCATCTCTACCTTTAAAAACATCTACAATAACCCCAAGAGGCCACTTCAATCTAGGAAGGTTATCCTCCTTTATTAACACAAGGTCACCCTTAGACAAATCACATTTTTTATTGAATCCTTTAACAACTTGAGGTAAACTGGTTATATAATTGTTACTCCAAATTTTCCAAAAATGTTCTAGGTTCTTGTTTCTTAAAACTTCTCTTTCATTCAAGTCGCTGGAAGTCACCTTACATGGCTCaaaatttattaaggatttacaGTGTGGGGCTCTTCCTAGGATAAAATGTGATGGAGTGAGATAATAAATGGAGTCAAGTTCGTCACTTACATAGGTCAATGGTCTGGAATTAATACAGGACTCTATTTCTACTAGTATAGTTTCTAATTCACTCTTACTTACATAGTTCAGATTCAGTGTCTTTCTCAAGGCAAGCTTAACTGACCTAATGAGTCTCTCCcaccagcgccccccccccctcaccagggAGCATGAGGGGCAATAAAGTTCCATTTGGAAGCCAAGTGGCCATACAGCCTTTGTACTTCATACCTAGCAGCTACAAAAGTCTTTGCATTATCTGAATATATAACACTAGGTAAACTTCTCCTGGCAACCAATCTTCTTATAGCCAATAAGCAGTCAGGCAAGGATAAAGATTCTGTAAGCTCTAGGTGTACGGCTCTTACAACACCACAAGTGAACAACAATGCATAAAATTTCTTACTAGGACAATCAGCACAAAAGAGGGGGCCTGCATAATCTAAGCCTGTTACATCAAAGGGTGGAGAAGTCCTTACTCTTTCTTTAGGTAATGGAGCCACAGGCTGACTACAAGGTTTTGAATTATGCCAACGGCAACTTAAACATTCCTTTATTACTGTCTTAGCTAATCTCCTCATTCCTATAATCCAAAAGTTATTTCGTAGGGATGAAATTACGGTATCCACAACTGCATGCTTTAAAAACCTGTGCTGAAATCTGATCAACAGTTTAGCAAATTGACCCTTTAGAATTATGACAGGATGTTTAGTGTCATAGTTCAAGTTAGAAAACTCAAGACGTCCCCTAATTCTTATTAAGCCTTTATCATCTAGAAAGGGGTCAAGATTTCTTAATTTAGCCCATTGAGGGATAGCCTTTTTACCCAAAAGTACCTTTATTTCTGCAGAAAACACTTCTCTTTGGATGCAGTAAATCAACTTCAACTTAGCAAAATCAATCTCTTCAGTAATGAGAGGGCCTGCCActttgttattactatttctacAATTTATGATAAATCTTAAAACATAAGCTGTAACTCTTAACACCTTGTTTAATTTACTGTATCGAtctaaagttgaatcctaacaaaactcaaagtatgattgtaagtaggtcaaggacggtggctcctcaacatccggatctcagtattgataatgtttctttaaatttgtatgactcttttaaaattttaggcgtgattcttgacagcaaatttacttttgagaaacatataaggtctgtgtcttcttcaattgcacaaaaaaaattggcttattgagaaagtcttttaatatattcggtgatcaatctattctgaagaagtgttttaattcttttattctaccttgttttgagtattgttctcctgtctggtcttcagctgctgattctcatcttaatttgttggacagaaacttacggtctattaaatttcttattcctgatctagatattaatctctggcaccgtcgatcaattagttcattatgcatgttgcataagatttttcataactctgaccatcctttacattcagatctccctggacaattctatcctgttcgtaatactaggcaggcagttaattctaatagccaggccttctccatcataagactcaatactacgcagtactctagaagttttattccagctgttaccaagttgtggaatgatcttcctaatcgggttgttgaatcagtagaacttcaaaagttcaaagttggagcaaatgcttttttgttgaccagacggacatgagtatttttatagtttatatatgacatttttgttgttgacgttgttaatagtttatatatgatatatctcttttgacattactttttttagaatgatttattgttaatttgttctcttcagttatttatttccttatttcctttcctcactgggactatttttccctattggagcccctaggcttatagcatcttgcttttccaattagggttgtagcttggatagtaataataataataataataataataataaagggttgtCTGGCACGCCTTGTACATTAAGACAGACAGCAGTACTTTCTATGCCTATTTCATCTTTATACTTAACTGGGTTACCTTCCCTTTTCTGGTATTGGGATTCTTTTAACATACTAGGCCCATAGAGCCACATAGTACTGTCCACAAGCTTGTCTGCCAACAGACCTCGTGTTATCAGGTCAGCTGGATTGTCCTTACTTACACAATGTTGCCAGCAACTGGGAGGTGTTAACTCTCTGATTTCCTTTACCCGATTAGTTACAAAGAGGTCCTTCTTACTAGCATCTCTTTGAATCCATGACAGAGCAATGGTAGAATCTGTCCAACACCTAACTCTAACACTATTATCTAGGTTAAGGATATTCTTCACAAAGTTGACTAATCGTGAACACAAAAGACATCCCATGAGTTCTAACCTCGGCAATGTAATTGTCTTTATGGGAGCAACTCTTGACTTAGAGGACACTAATGACACCTGGTATGAGCCGTTTTCCACAGGCACTCGCAGGTACACACAAGCCCCATAGCCCTTTTCAGAGGCATCACCAAACCCATGTAGCTCCATATGACTAAGCTTCCCCCAGGCCTTTTGTGAAAAATAACATCTATCTATCTGATAATTCCTAAAATGCTGACTACTAAGGAGCCATCTTTGAAACTTTAGCTTCAACTCTGATGGCATTTCTTGATCCCAAGTCAAACCCAGTTTCCAGAGTTCCTGAAAGAGTATCTTGCCATACATGACATATGGACTAATTAATCCTAAAGGGTCAAAAATCTTAGCTATCACACTAAGGATACTTCGCTTAGTAGAGATTACTTCTACAAAGGAATCTGAGTTTATGCCATCAAAGGAGAAACTGTCCAGTGAGTTACACCACTTCAGGCCTAATACAGTATTGGGTTCATCAGAATTTAAAAAGGGTACCTTGTCACATAACTGAGAAGTAATTAGCAAACTATTTGATACAAGTTTTGTAAGGTCCATACTAGCATCAGCTAAAATACTACGGGCTTCACAAAATTTATCAGCTGCTTCTACAGCAGAATCCGCACCACTCAACCAATTGTCTGTATACATGTTAGCCTTCAAATCTTGCACTACACTAGTTGGGGGATACTTATCCAAATGGTGTTTAATTGTGGCATTTAACAGAAATTGGCTCGCTGTGTTACCAAAGGGTACACGTGTAAATCTCATGTGCCGTATTGTACCATCGTCTCTTGGCCACAAAAATCTatgaacatctctgtctttctcttgtACATTAATTTGCAAAAAGGCCTTTCTTATATCAGCTGTAACAGCAATGGGCCAACGACGAAAACGAATGAGCACCTCAACCAAGTCAGGGTTGAGTGATGGGCCTGAGGACAAACAGTCATTCAATGATACACCATTGTAACAAGAGGCAGAGGCATCAAACACAGGTCTTATCTTAGTACTTGAACTACTTAACTTAACTACTGGACGATGAGGCATATAGTACACAGGATTCACACCTGAAATTTCCTGCCTTGGTACCTCTTCTATTATGTGATCAGACTCATAACTATCAAACACTTTTTGATACTCTTTCTTAAGCTCCTTATCGTGTTCTAACTTAACCATTAGCCTACCTAACCTTTTATGGGCTATGACAACATTATTTAAAAGCCTTTCCTTAGCAGAATCATCTTTCCATGGCAGTGCAACCTCATAACGACCATTCACAAACTTCACAGTACTCTCAAATTCTTCGAAAACTTTGGTTTCACTATAACTTTCAACAAGTTCCCTAGGCTTAACCCCTACAGTTTCCAAATCCCAAAACTTACACAAATCTGAATCTGAAACAGAGGAGATACACAATAATTGTGGTATAGAGTAGGTACAAGAGTCATTGGTTTTATACAGCCTGCCACTCAAGACATAACCAAAGAGAGACTTCATGGCTATGACATGGTTAATTTGGAGGGCATCTACAGGAGAAATCAGTGTCCAGTAGAAATCTAGACCAATCAGTATATCAATCTCAATGGGAGAATCAtggtggtaatcatcagctaatacaaCATGAGGAAAAGAGTTAAGCACTGAATCTGGTACAATAGGCCTAACCAAGGGTTGACATATTCTGGGAATCTCCGCAGCAATAATACGTACCACCTTCTTGTCAGAGTCCCACAACTTTAACTCATAAAcatttttgtgttcattttttCCACTATTATGACCACCAAAACTAAAGTATGGCATAGGTGCACTAGTGATCCATTGTGGTTTACACTTCTTCACAAATTTGCTACTAATATAAGACCTTTCTGCACCATTATCAAACATTACCTGAGCAGTGACAACAGTACCATCACTACCACTCACCTGAACTTTGGCAGTTTGTAAAATGGCACAGTTACCACCTTGCCCTGTTAGAAGTGCCACATTACCAGGCTTGTCACTGCCAATAGCACCTTCCTTTGCTTCACTTTCCTCCTTTAGGTTCATTTCCAGCCTAACACCACACATTAAGGTAGAAAGGGCACTGTTACACTTTGTACACCTTGTACGAGCTTTACAGTCTCTTGACATGTGTCCACTCTTCAAACACTTGAAACATAGGCCTAAACTTCTTATTTTTCCCCTCGCTCTTTTCCACTCAATTCTAGCACACCATAACAGTTTTCCGATTTGTGTTTCTTGGCACAGAAACTGCACATTGTGCTTTCTTGCTTGGACGAAGCATGAAGGGCTGCGGCTGAATACATCTTGTCTTTAGAACtcctattttcaattttctttacttcACTACTACTCTTTCCCTTAAAGGCTTCAGACCTTTCTAATCTTGAAATTTCCTTGTCTAAGAATGTCAATAACCAATCTAAATCACTCTCATGTCCATCACCATCCCTGGCCCACTCTAGCCGCAGTTCACTTGGGAAACGGGAGAGGATGATAGGTGTAAGAAACACTTCACATTGTTTTCCTGTGATGCCTAGCGCCTCCAAACTGCGGATGTCAATTAGAATGTCATCTCGTAATTTCCACAGCTGTGCCACACCTTTTGGTCCGCTGACATTAATGTTGACCTCACCATTTAACAATGCCTGAACATGAGCAAAAATAATCCTTTCTGGCTTGTAGTAGTGTTCCTTCAGTAATTTG
The nucleotide sequence above comes from Palaemon carinicauda isolate YSFRI2023 chromosome 18, ASM3689809v2, whole genome shotgun sequence. Encoded proteins:
- the LOC137657283 gene encoding uncharacterized protein, whose product is MSRDCKARTRCTKCNSALSTLMCGVRLEMNLKEESEAKEGAIGSDKPGNVALLTGQGGNCAILQTAKVQVSGSDGTVVTAQVMFDNGAERSYISSKFVKKCKPQWITSAPMPYFSFGGHNSGKNEHKNVYELKLWDSDKKVVRIIAAEIPRICQPLVRPIVPDSVLNSFPHVVLADDYHHDSPIEIDILIGLDFYWTLISPVDALQINHVIAMKSLFGYVLSGRLYKTNDSCTYSIPQLLCISSVSDSDLCKFWDLETVGVKPRELVESYSETKVFEEFESTVKFVNGRYEVALPWKDDSAKERLLNNVVIAHKRLGRLMVKLEHDKELKKEYQKVFDSYESDHIIEEVPRQEISGVNPVYYMPHRPVVKLSSSSTKIRPVFDASASCYNGVSLNDCLSSGPSLNPDLVEVLIRFRRWPIAVTADIRKAFLQINVQEKDRDVHRFLWPRDDGTIRHMRFTRVPFGNTASQFLLNATIKHHLDKYPPTSVVQDLKANMYTDNWLSGADSAVEAADKFCEARSILADASMDLTKLVSNSLLITSQLCDKVPFLNSDEPNTVLGLKWCNSLDSFSFDGINSDSFVEVISTKRSILSVIAKIFDPLGLISPYVMYGKILFQELWKLGLTWDQEMPSELKLKFQRWLLSSQHFRNYQIDRCYFSQKAWGKLSHMELHGFGDASEKGYGACVYLRVPVENGSYQVSLVSSKSRVAPIKTITLPRLELMGCLLCSRLVNFVKNILNLDNSVRVRCWTDSTIALSWIQRDASKKDLFVTNRVKEIRELTPPSCWQHCVSKDNPADLITRGLLADKLVDSTMWLYGPSMLKESQYQKREGNPVKNSNNKVAGPLITEEIDFAKLKLIYCIQREVFSAEIKVLLGKKAIPQWAKLRNLDPFLDDKGLIRIRGRLEFSNLNYDTKHPVIILKGQFAKLLIRFQHRFLKHAVVDTVISSLRNNFWIIGMRRLAKTVIKECLSCRWHNSKPCSQPVAPLPKERVRTSPPFDVTGLDYAGPLFCADCPSKKFYALLFTCGVVRAVHLELTESLSLPDCLLAIRRLVARRSLPSVIYSDNAKTFVAARYEVQRLYGHLASKWNFIAPHAPCLPQVVKGFNKKCDLSKGDLVLIKEDNLPRLKWPLGVIVDVFKGRDGLVRSVRLKTKKGEITRPIQRLYNLEVGRSEDLITTDASCEDFDRDVCDNPQMPIHIVSDEDVLPKSKSGRVIKPPTKLDL